One region of Leucoraja erinacea ecotype New England chromosome 10, Leri_hhj_1, whole genome shotgun sequence genomic DNA includes:
- the LOC129700669 gene encoding probable G-protein coupled receptor 139 — MGRAPVLLVKEIYYPVLAIIGVPANLLTIVILSRGNCGLAKCSSVYMVGMASADLLVMVFNVMVVYIFTYHFPQSFLTITPVCKFIIYMSTVTLDLSVWFTLSFTFDRCVAICSRKLQTMYCTGRTATVVLTTLALLIVSKNIPFFFAYEPLQIVDGVQWGCRVNIPFFTSPAGAGFLKFHAVCVGALPFALIFMFNSVTARRILAASRARRALRGNINDKQSDPEVANRRKSVILVFTISGSFVLLWITAGVTFAVTGLTNPNRFRGDLNDPAYVATAVGAMLKYMSSCSNTCIYALTLSKFREQLKDAVKSHWKLFHGSGRN; from the exons ATGGGGCGGGCTCCCGTTCTGCTGGTGAAAGAGATTTACTATCCTGTTCTTGCGATTATCGGTGTTCCTG CAAACCTGTTGACAATCGTAATTCTCTCCCGAGGAAACTGCGGCCTCGCCAAGTGCAGCTCTGTCTACATGGTGGGCATGGCTTCGGCTGATCTTCTCGTCATGGTCTTCAATGTGATGGTGGTTTACATTTTTACCTATCACTTCCCACAGTCCTTCCTGACAATCACCCCCGTATGTAAATTCATCATATACATGTCCACGGTCACTCTGGACCTGTCAGTTTGGTTCACCCTCTCCTTCACGTTCGACAGATGTGTAGCAATCTGCTCTCGGAAGTTACAAACCATGTACTGCACCGGGAGAACGGCGACTGTGGTACTAACGACGCTCGCCCTTCTGATCGTATCCAAAAACATCCCTTTTTTCTTTGCATACGAGCCCCTGCAGATTGTTGACGGGGTGCAGTGGGGCTGCAGGGTAAATATACCTTTCTTTACCTCGCCCGCGGGCGCGGGGTTTCTCAAGTTTCACGCCGTCTGTGTGGGCGCTCTACCTTTCGCGTTGATTTTCATGTTTAACTCAGTGACAGCCAGGCGCATTTTAGCCGCCAGTCGAGCTCGCCGCGCGCTGCGGGGAAACATAAACGACAAACAATCCGACCCGGAGGTGGCGAACAGAAGAAAGTCCGTTATTTTGGtattcaccatctccggcagttTCGTGCTGTTGTGGATTACAGCGGGCGTGACTTTTGCAGTCACCGGGCTAACAAACCCCAATCGTTTCCGCGGTGACCTTAACGACCCAGCCTACGTGGCCACAGCGGTTGGAGCCATGTTAAAGTACATGAGCTCCTGTTCGAACACTTGCATTTACGCTCTTACCCTGAGCAAATTCAGAGAACAATTGAAGGATGCGGTAAAATCGCACTGGAAGTTATTCCACGGCTCGGGTAGAAACTGA